A part of Caldicellulosiruptor owensensis OL genomic DNA contains:
- a CDS encoding alkaline phosphatase family protein: MKILFIFLDGVGKGEKNEHNPFFYYHPKAYDIFLKEGNVLFLDATLSVEGLPQSATGQVTIYSGINAAKEVGFHINGQITPSLKRIIERQNIFTTLLHHGFKVDFANVYRNEYLQKLLNDKNFKMSVTSYMTLISGIKFKTVEDLLRGEGVYFDITNHVLIESGYDVPVFSAEKAAENLLNVLHKNDFVLFEHFKTDIVGHSCDMEKALELIKLLDEFILCLIENLPEDACLIVTSDHGNIEDLSTKTHTKNKVPFLVYGNKKEIFKLESIDQIYKIILKYFEKEVQRDDKER; this comes from the coding sequence ATGAAAATACTATTTATATTCTTAGACGGTGTTGGAAAAGGGGAGAAAAATGAACACAACCCCTTTTTTTATTATCATCCAAAAGCATATGACATCTTTTTAAAAGAGGGCAATGTCCTGTTTTTGGATGCAACACTTAGTGTTGAAGGTCTGCCACAAAGTGCCACAGGCCAGGTTACAATCTATTCAGGTATAAATGCGGCAAAAGAGGTGGGGTTTCATATTAACGGGCAGATTACCCCAAGCCTCAAGAGAATAATTGAAAGACAAAATATTTTTACTACTCTTTTGCACCATGGCTTTAAAGTAGACTTTGCAAATGTTTACAGAAACGAGTATTTGCAAAAGCTGTTAAATGACAAGAATTTTAAGATGTCTGTAACAAGCTACATGACCTTGATATCAGGAATAAAATTTAAAACAGTGGAAGACCTTTTAAGAGGTGAAGGGGTTTATTTTGACATCACAAACCATGTTTTAATTGAAAGTGGATATGATGTACCGGTGTTTTCAGCTGAAAAGGCAGCTGAAAATCTTTTGAATGTGTTACACAAAAATGATTTTGTCCTGTTTGAACATTTTAAAACAGACATTGTAGGGCACTCATGTGATATGGAAAAAGCTTTAGAACTTATAAAGCTTTTAGATGAGTTTATACTGTGCCTAATTGAAAATCTTCCAGAGGATGCTTGTCTTATTGTGACATCTGACCATGGCAATATAGAGGATTTGTCAACAAAGACACATACAAAAAATAAGGTGCCTTTTTTAGTGTATGGGAACAAAAAAGAAATCTTTAAATTAGAATCAATTGACCAGATTTATAAAATTATTTTGAAATACTTTGAAAAAGAAGTACAGAGGGATGACAAAGAAAGATGA
- the zapA gene encoding cell division protein ZapA translates to MDENIRREDNLKRIEVKIAGMNYVLKTDEDEEYIMKIANYINKKMTEVVANEPQLSTSLSAMLTAFLVADEYFKHLLECDEKLSKVAVESEKYQKEVEEYKEKLKEAEEKLLQQNQDIEKLNEIIQNLNQELEKTKQELEKTKKELDDFINAFDGDR, encoded by the coding sequence ATGGATGAAAATATCAGGAGAGAAGATAATTTGAAGAGAATTGAAGTAAAGATTGCGGGTATGAATTATGTATTGAAAACTGACGAAGATGAAGAGTACATAATGAAGATTGCAAATTATATAAACAAGAAGATGACTGAGGTTGTGGCTAATGAGCCGCAGCTTTCTACATCTCTTTCGGCAATGCTCACAGCCTTTTTGGTGGCAGACGAGTATTTTAAGCATCTTTTAGAATGTGATGAGAAGCTTTCAAAGGTGGCTGTAGAAAGTGAGAAATATCAAAAAGAGGTTGAGGAATATAAAGAGAAATTAAAAGAGGCAGAGGAAAAGCTCTTGCAGCAAAATCAAGATATTGAAAAGTTAAATGAAATTATTCAAAATCTTAACCAAGAACTTGAAAAGACAAAACAGGAACTTGAAAAGACCAAAAAAGAACTTGATGATTTCATAAACGCATTTGACGGTGATAGGTAA